From a single Brassica oleracea var. oleracea cultivar TO1000 chromosome C5, BOL, whole genome shotgun sequence genomic region:
- the LOC106296093 gene encoding bromodomain-containing protein 9-like, protein MGEVADTMTKKKKKGRPSLLDLQKRAIKQQQLQQQHHRNNHDDPRSASQNPNSPNSGTRSKRRNPNPNGVSSSDAPWIKDDDEEDDDERREKKHRLLHGLNSHYHRHSPNSQSGGSDLNLDETPEASFNRRKIGVGGGGSGFTGEKASKATDILQGSPVESGPTTPLPDKKLLVFILDRLQKKDTYGVYSDPVDPEELPDYHEIITNPMDFSTVRKKLDSGAYASLEQFEGDVFLICSNAMEYNSSDTVYYRQARAIQELAKKDFENLRQESDDEEPQSQQEQQQQQQQPKVARRGRPPKKQPEPSSIDRTASEISADALIPGGDSSNKFSGAYNLRKTPPSNKFRQAETSVRINHNCETQSGWSVDWENEFPPSVVKAVNKYGMKHFNVDDNRRDTYNHLSTCTQEPSVLTTLEDELKQLIPVGLNTEYGYARSLARYAANLGPVAWKIASKRIGTALPSGVKFGLGWVGDNPSGTEEDDDHQKQTLLGKQKCSNDLASDDHSNRILSPAASVSSAFIGNRHSSSAQGIEETAPSRVLVSEFPSSSSSRQAGPLIKPESSNRRFSGFSHSPSPMIGVTSQQQPNSTTEAVPGSQQQGLLFPYNKQEFHRFPPDLNARIVSPNSPGANQQTSSSSSQHPDLALQL, encoded by the exons ATGGGTGAGGTAGCTGATACAATGACGAAGAAGAAGAAGAAAGGGAGGCCATCTCTTCTAGACCTTCAGAAGCGAGCTATCAAACAGCAACAATTACAGCAGCAACACCACAGAAACAACCACGATGACCCTAGATCCGCTTCCCAAAACCCTAATTCTCCCAACTCCGGCACCCGATCCAAGCGCCGGAACCCTAATCCCAACGGAGTCTCTTCTTCCGATGCCCCTTGGATCAAGGACGACGATGAGGAAGACGACGACGAGCGGCGGGAGAAGAAACACAGGCTCTTGCACGGATTAAACTCCCACTATCATCGACATTCTCCTAATTCCCAATCAGGCGGTTCCGATCTGAACCTCGACGAGACTCCTGAGGCTTCCTTTAATAGACGGAAGATCGGTGTTGGCGGCGGCGGATCTGGATTCACG GGAGAAAAGGCTTCGAAAGCGACAGACATTCTTCAAG GGTCTCCCGTGGAGTCTGGTCCCACTACTCCTTTGCCGGACAAAAAGTTGTTGGTGTTCATCCTCGATAGACTTCAAAA GAAAGATACTTATGGCGTTTACTCAGATCCGGTTGATCCTGAGGAG CTTCCTGATTATCATGAGATTATCACGAATCCAATGGACTTTAGCACAGTGCGGAAGAAATTAGACTCTGGAGCATATGCCAGTTTAGAACAATTTGAG GGAGATGTGTTTTTAATATGTTCAAATGCAATGGAATACAATTCATCAGACACTGTATATTATCGACAG GCGAGGGCTATACAAGAACTGGCTAAAAAGGACTTTGAGAATTTAAGGCAAGAGAGTGATGATGAAGAACCACAAAGCCAACAAGAACAACAGCAGCAGCAGCAGCAGCCAAAAGTTGCCAGAAGAGGCCGTCCTCCCAAGAAACAGCCTGAACCATCTTCCATTGACCGTACTGCTTCCGAAATTTCAGCTGATGCGCTCATTCCTGGAGGAGATAGCTCTAATAAGTTTTCTGGTGCTTACAATCTAAGAAAGACTCCTCCTTCAAACAAGTTCCGTCAGGCAGAAACATCGGTTAGGATCAATCATAACTGCGAAACCCAAAGTGGCTGGTCTGTAGATTGGGAGAATGAGTTTCCAC CTTCGGTTGTGAAGGCGGTTAACAAGTATGGAATGAAACATTTCAATGTCGATGATAACAGACGCGATACCTACAACCACTTATCAACTTGTACACAGGAGCCCTCGGTTTTAACAACGCTTGAAGACGAGTTGAAACAGTTGATTCCA GTTGGGCTGAACACTGAGTACGGTTACGCGAGGAGTCTAGCACGATACGCTGCGAATCTTGGTCCTGTTGCTTGGAAAATTGCATCAAAGAGAATCGGAACCGCGTTGCCCTCTGGAGTTAAATTTGGTCTAGGTTGGGTTGGAGACAACCCTTCAGGAACTGAAGAGGATGATGATCATCAAAAACAAACCTTGCTGGGAAAGCAAAAGTGTTCTAATGACTTAGCATCTGATGATCATTCGAACAGAATCCTTTCTCCAGCCGCTTCAGTCTCGAGCGCTTTCATAGGAAACAGACATTCTTCTTCTGCTCAAGGAATCGAAGAGACTGCACCTTCTCGTGTCTTGGTTTCTGAGTTCCCATCATCGTCCTCCTCCCGACAGGCAGGACCGCTGATCAAACCTGAGAGCAGCAACCGCAGATTCAGTGGATTCAGCCATAGTCCAAGTCCGATGATCGGTGTCACGAGTCAGCAGCAACCAAACTCAACCACCGAGGCCGTACCGGGCTCCCAACAGCAAGGGTTGTTGTTTCCTTATAACAAACAGGAGTTCCACCGGTTTCCACCGGACCTTAACGCTAGGATTGTATCGCCAAACTCTCCCGGGGCCAACCAGCAGACTAGTTCGTCCTCGTCGCAGCATCCTGATCTGGCATTACAGCTATGA
- the LOC106292839 gene encoding high mobility group B protein 3-like, whose translation MKGGKSKADTKSSKLAVNKKPAKASKAAGAAAAKDPNKPKRPSSAFFVFMEDFRQTYKKDHPNNKSVAAVGKAGGHKWKSLSDTEKAPYVAKADTRKVDYEKNMKAYNKKLEEGPKEDEEESDKSVSEVNDEDDADDGSDEEEDDD comes from the exons ATGAAGGGAGGTAAATCAAAGGCTGATACCAAGAGCTCCAA GCTCGCGGTGAACAAGAAGCCTGCAAAGGCAAGCAAAGCGGCTGGGGCTGCGGCTGCTAAGGATCCAAACAAACCTAAGAGGCCTTCCAGTGCCTTCTTCGTTTTCAT GGAGGATTTCCGTCAGACTTACAAGAAGGATCATCCCAATAACAAATCTGTTGCTGCT GTTGGGAAAGCTGGTGGACACAAGTGGAAATCCTTGTCTGACACT GAGAAGGCTCCCTACGTTGCTAAGGCTGACACGCGCAAGGTTGACTACGAGAAGAACATGAAAGCCTACAACAAGAAGCTG GAGGAAGGTCCAAAGGAGGACGAGGAGGAATCTGACAAGTCCGTGTCTGAGGTTAATGATGAGGATGATGCCGATGATGGGAGTGATGAG GAGGAAGACGATGACTAA
- the LOC106296180 gene encoding WUSCHEL-related homeobox 14-like, translated as MERENQNGAYVGRGVMTEEQMETLRKQIAVYAVICEQLALLHNSLSSFHPLSSGINPNGDGYFNPMVASSSAQRISTRNRWTPTSTQLQILESIYEEKSGTPNRRRIREIATELSEHGQITETNVYNWFQNRRARSKRKQPQTMATTDQAEDAAVTTDEKRSCGDSGGFESYEHILFPSPDLGIEHLLSRGELSGDFNSYTIADIKYKE; from the exons ATGGAGAGAGAGAACCAAAACGGTGCGTATGTTGGAAGAGGAGTTATGACGGAGGAGCAGATGGAGACTCTCCGTAAGCAGATTGCTGTTTACGCCGTCATTTGTGAACAGCTAGCTCTCCTCCACAACTCTCTCTCTTCTTTCCATCCTCTCTCCTCAG GAATAAATCCGAACGGTGATGGATACTTTAATCCGATGGTGGCATCATCAAGCGCTCAGAGGATATCGACTAGGAACCGATGGACTCCGACGTCGACGCAGCTTCAAATACTTGAGAGCATTTACGAGGAAAAAAGCGGAACACCGAACCGACGTAGGATCAGAGAGATCGCAACGGAACTGTCTGAACACGGACAGATCACGGAGACAAATGTTTACAACTGGTTTCAGAACCGGCGGGCTCGGTCCAAACGTAAGCAACCTCAGACGATGGCAACGACTGATCAGGCTGAAGATGCGGCCGTGACGACCGATGAGAAGAGGAGTTGTGGAGATTCTGGAGGGTTTGAGTCTTACGAGCATATACTCTTCCCGAGTCCTGACTTAG GGATTGAGCATTTGTTGAGTAGAGGGG